CGTGACCCGAACGGCGTCTACGCCATTCGCGAGCTGGTGCGCGCCGGTCAGGACGGCAGCCACTACGTCGACTACAGCTTCGTGCTGGGTGACAGCAGCGTGCTGGTACCCAAGGTCGGCTATGCCGAATTCCTGCCCAAATGGAACATGGTCTTCGGCACGTCGTTGAACCTGGATGGCGTCGAGCGTGACGTGCAGGCCGCCCGGGCAGAGTTCCAGGAGCGCATCGATGGGCTGGTAGCCATCATGCTGGTGTCGGCGTTCGCGCTGCTGGCGTTGATGGCGCTGTTGGCCGTCTTCATGAGCAATGCCCTGCTCAGTCCGCTGCTGCTGATCAAGCGCAACCTGGATGACATGGCCCAGGGCGACGGCGACCTGACCCAGCGGCTGCCGATCACCAGCCAGGATGAGCTGGGTGAGCTGGCCATGTCGTTCAACCGCTTCGTCGAGAAGATCCATTCGCTGGTACAGCAGGTCGCCGGTACCACCACGCAGTTGAGCGGGCTGGTCGGTGCGGTGGCCAGCCATGCGCAGCGTTCGGAACAGGCCATGGCCGATCAGCGCAGCGAGACCGATCAGGTCGCCACGGCGATCAACGAGATGTCGGCCGCGGCCCATGAAGTGGCGATGAGCGCCCAGCGTGCCGCCGAGGCCGCGCGTGAAACCGATCAGCAGGGTGTCGCGGCCAAGCAGATAGTCGATCAGAGCATCCGCCACATTCACGAACTGGTGGGCGAGCTGCGTGGTAGCGGTGAGTCGCTGGAAGGATTGCAGCAGGACGTGAAAGGCATCGTCGGTGTGCTCGACGTGATCCGTGCCATTGCCGAGCAGACCAATCTGCTGGCGCTCAACGCGGCCATCGAGGCAGCCCGTGCCGGTGAGGCGGGGCGCGGTTTCGCCGTGGTCGCCGATGAAGTACGTGCCCTTGCCAGCCGTACCCAGCAGAGCACCGGTGAAATCCAGGGCATGATCGACCGCCTGCAGAGCGCCACCTCCAATACCGTCGTCACCATGTTGCGCGCTGGCGAGAAAGGCGAGAGCACCCGTGGCCAGGCCAACCAGGCCGGCGAATCACTGGACGCCATTTCCGCACTGATTGGCACCATCAATTCGATGAACGCGCAGATCGCCGCCGCTGCCGAGGAACAGACCGCCGTGGCCGAGGAGATCAACCGCAGCGTGCACCACATTGCCGATGCGGTGGACGGCGTGGCCAGCGACGCCGCCCAGGGTGCCCAGACCTCCCGCGAGCTCAATGGCCTGGCCGAACGCCTGCAGCAGCTGGTCGGCCAGTTCCGCATCTGATCGCGACGCTCTCCGGCGGCCGGTGCAATGCCTGCCGCCGTTGCCGGACGGTGCTGCTCGCAGCACCGTTCCGTCAGGCGCCACTGAAGCACCTCGCATGAAGTTCCCTGCAGCCCGATCAACGGCGCTACCGGCGGGCGGCTGTCTCAGAACCGAGACGGCGGCCGTTCGGTCTAGCTCCCTATGGCCGCGTCCGCTGAAAGCAGTAGGGGACGATGGCGCAAGCCACAGGCGGCCTGCCCATCAATCCGTTGCAAGGATGAGTTACCCATGCACAAGAAAAACAATGCTGTTCGGGTAGTTGCTTCTCTCGCATTACTCACCGGCAGTGTCGCGTTCGCGGCGCCGCAGGTAGACACCTCGCAATTCAACGACTTCTGGACGCCGGACAAGCCCAACGCCGCGCTTTGCCGTTCGCCCTTGCTGGTCGGCACGCCGGTCGGTTTGCCGCGCTGCATGCAGGCGAGCAATGTCATGAAGCACCTGGAGGCGTTGCAGGACATCGCCACGATGAATGACGGCAATCGTGCGTCCGGTCAGCCCGGCTATCAGGCTTCCATCGACTACGTGCGCAGCCGCCTGCAGCGCGCCGGCTATCGCGTCGAAGTGCAGACCTTCCCGTTCCTCGCGTTCTATCCGGTCAGCCCCGGCACGTTGAGCGCCGTGGCGCCGCAGCCGGTGCAGTACGTCTGGGAGGAGGATTTCACTTACGCCGATCAGACCGATCCGGGCAACGTCAGCGCGCCGGTCGTGTCGGTCGACCTGGCTCTCGGCGCTGGCAACACCTCCACCAGTGGCTGTGAACCCGAGGACTTCGCCGGCTTTCCGGCTGGCGCCATCGCGTTGATGCAGCGCGGCACCTGTCCGTTCGGGCAGAAGGCGAGCAATGCGGCAGCGGCCGGTGCAGCTGGCGCCATCATCTTCAACCAGGGGGATACCGAGGACCGCAAGGGGCTGCTGGTCGCGACCCTGGGCGAGGACTACAGCGGCGGCATCCCGGTGATGTTCTCGACCTATGACAACGGCGTGGCCTGGTCGCAGAGCGCGGGTCTGCAACTGAGCATGAACGTCGATGTGGTGCGCGAGCAGACCGAGACCTACAACCTGCTGGCCGAGACGCGCCGCGGCGATCCGGGCAACGTGGTCATGGTCGGCGCGCATCTCGACTCGGTATTCGAAGGGGCGGGCATCAACGACAACGGCTCGGGCAGCGCCGCACTGCTGGAAATGGCCCTGCTGATGAGCAAGGCGCGGCCGGAAAACAAGGTGCGCTTTGCCTGGTGGGGGGCGGAGGAGTCCGGGCTGGTCGGCTCGACCTACTATGTCACGCAGTTGCCGGACGAGGAGAAACAGCGCATCAAGGCCTATCTGAACGTCGACATGATCGGTTCGCCGAACTACGCCAACTTCATCTATGACGGCGATGGCTCCGATTTCGGCCTGCAGGGCCCACCCGGCTCGGCCGCCATCGAACGCCTGCTGCGCACCTATTTCCAGCTGCGCAACGCGCCGTCGGAAGGCACAGAGATCGACTTCCGCTCCGACTACGCGCAGTTCTTCGAGGACGGCATCGCCTTCGGCGGACTGTTCACCGGCGCCGAGGACATCAAGACCGAGGAGCAGGCGCAGCGTTACGGCGGCGCAGCCGGCCAGTCGTTCGATCCGTGCTATCACAACGAATGCGACGACCTCGGCAACATCTCCATTGAGGCGCTGGAGTTGCACGGCGATGCGCTGGCCTTCGCCACCAGCTGGCTATCGCTGTCGACCCGGATGATCGATGACGAAATCGCCGCGGCGGCCGAGCAGAGCATCGGCAGTATGCGCATCCAGCAGGTGCAGGAGAAGTCGCGCTGGGGTCACTGGATCCGTTGATCGGCTGAATACCGCGCCGGCATGCCGGCGCGGTCCCTGCACAAACACCCTTGCCCTTCGGCCGGCCGGGCAAATCTGCGACAATCGCGCCCTTCACGAATTGCCCCACGGCTGTCCATGACTGACGCAACGCCCGCTATCGATACCCTGCTGAAGAATCTCGACCAGGCCCTGTTCGCAGATCGCCACCGCCTGCGCCGGCAGCTGCACGAGCTGAGAAAGAAGCCCGACGAGGCCAAACTCGCCCAGTGGCTGGAGCGCTTCCAGGCGTCGGTGGCCAAGGTCGAGGCGCGCCGGCAGAGCGTGCCGCGCATTCGCTACGACGACAGCCTGCCAATCGCGGCCAAGCGCGACGAGATCAAGGCCGCGCTGGAAAAGCATCAGGTGCTGGTGATCGCCGGTGAGACCGGCTCCGGCAAGACCACCCAGCTGCCGAAGATCTGCCTGGAGATCGGCCGTGGCGTGCACGGGCTGATCGGCCATACCCAGCCGCGCCGGCTCGCGGCACGTAGCGTCGCTACCCGCGTGGCCGAGGAAATCGGCACGCCACTGGGTGAGCTGGTGGGTTATCAGGTGCGTTTCGAGGATCAGAGCAAGGACAGCTCGCTGATCAAGCTGATGACCGACGGCATCCTGCTGGCCGAAACGCAGCACGACCGCTTCCTCGAGCGTTACGACACCATCATCGTCGACGAGGCCCACGAGCGTTCGCTGAACATCGACTTCCTGCTCGGCTTTCTCAAGACCCTGCTGCCGCGGCGGCCGGATCTGAAGGTCATCATTACTTCGGCGACCATCGACCTGCAGCGCTTTTCGGAGCATTTCGACGGTGCGCCCATCGTTGAGGTCTCCGGGCGTACCTACCCGGTGGAAACCTGGTATCGGCCACTGGCGGCCGAGATCGACGAGGACGGCAACCGGGTCGAGGACGACCTGACCGTCGACCAGGGCATCCTCGCCGCGCTTGACGAGATCGCCGCCCACGAGCAGAGCGTCGGCAAGCGTCCCGGCGATGTGCTGGTGTTCCTCCCCGGTGAGCGCGAAATCCGCGACGCCGCCGAGGTGCTGCGCAAGGCAAATCTGAAGTTCACCGAGGTGCTGCCGCTGTACGCGCGGCTGACGCCGGCCGAGCAGCAGAAGATCTTCCAGCCGCGACCGGGGCGCAAGATCGTGCTGGCCACCAACGTCGCCGAGACCTCGCTGACCGTGCCGGGCATTCGCTACGTGATCGATTCCGGCACCGCGCGCATCAGCCGCTACAGCTACCGCGCCAAGGTTCAGCGCCTGCCGATCGAGGCGGTGTCCCAGGCCAGCGCCAACCAGCGCAAGGGGCGCTGCGGGCGGGTCGAGCCGGGTATCTGCATTCGCCTGTACAGCGAGGAAGATTTCCTCGGTCGGCCCGAATTCACCGATCCGGAGATCCTGCGCACCAACCTCGCCGCGGTGATCCTGCAGATGCTGCATCTGCGCCTGGGCGATATTCAGGATTTCCCCTTTATCGAGCCGCCGGATGGCAAGGCCATCAGCGACGGCTTCAACCTGTTGCAGGAGCTCTCGGCGGTCAACCGCGAGAACCAGCTGACCCCGCTGGGCCGCCAACTGGCACGCCTGCCGATCGACCCGAGACTGGGTCGCATGCTGCTGGAAGCCGCGCAGCAGGGCAGCCTGGCCGAGGTGCTGATCGTCGCCAGCGCACTCTCGGTACAGGATGTGCGCGAGCGTCCGGCCGACCGCCAGCAGGCCGCCGACCAGGCGCATGCGCAATGGAAGGACCCGGATTCGGACTTCGCCGCGCTGATCAACCTCTGGCGTGGTTTCGAAGAGAAGCGCCAGGAACTGGGCTCCAACCCGCTGCGCAGCTGGTGCCGGAAGAACTTCCTCAACTACCTGCGCCTGCGCGAGTGGCGCGACGCGCATCGCCAGCTGACGCTGATCGCCCGCGAACTCAAGCTCGGTTCTGGCAGGTCGGTGGATGGCTCCGGCCAACCACAGCACGCCGACAAGGCACGTAGGGTGAAAGACGGCGAAGCCTCTTCCACGCGTCCGGCCGAGGCTAGCGCCCAACCCGTCCCGACCAAGGACACCAAGGTCAACGTCATCCTCCGCCAGCAGGCCGAAGCCAGCGAGGCGGCGCAGAAAGCCAAGAGCTATGCGGCGGTGCACAAGGCGATCCTCGCCGGCCTGCTCAGCCAGGTCGGCAACAAGACCGAGGAGGGCGACTTCCTCGGGGCGCGCCAGCGGCGCTTCTGGGTGCATCCATCCAGCGTGATCGGCCGCAAGAAGCCCAATTGGCTGATGGCCGCCGAGCTGGTGGAAACCACCAAGCTGTTCGCGCGCATGGTCGCCAAGATCGAACCGGACTGGATCGAGCCA
This DNA window, taken from Pseudomonas sp. FeN3W, encodes the following:
- a CDS encoding M28 family metallopeptidase; this encodes MHKKNNAVRVVASLALLTGSVAFAAPQVDTSQFNDFWTPDKPNAALCRSPLLVGTPVGLPRCMQASNVMKHLEALQDIATMNDGNRASGQPGYQASIDYVRSRLQRAGYRVEVQTFPFLAFYPVSPGTLSAVAPQPVQYVWEEDFTYADQTDPGNVSAPVVSVDLALGAGNTSTSGCEPEDFAGFPAGAIALMQRGTCPFGQKASNAAAAGAAGAIIFNQGDTEDRKGLLVATLGEDYSGGIPVMFSTYDNGVAWSQSAGLQLSMNVDVVREQTETYNLLAETRRGDPGNVVMVGAHLDSVFEGAGINDNGSGSAALLEMALLMSKARPENKVRFAWWGAEESGLVGSTYYVTQLPDEEKQRIKAYLNVDMIGSPNYANFIYDGDGSDFGLQGPPGSAAIERLLRTYFQLRNAPSEGTEIDFRSDYAQFFEDGIAFGGLFTGAEDIKTEEQAQRYGGAAGQSFDPCYHNECDDLGNISIEALELHGDALAFATSWLSLSTRMIDDEIAAAAEQSIGSMRIQQVQEKSRWGHWIR
- the hrpA gene encoding ATP-dependent RNA helicase HrpA, with the protein product MTDATPAIDTLLKNLDQALFADRHRLRRQLHELRKKPDEAKLAQWLERFQASVAKVEARRQSVPRIRYDDSLPIAAKRDEIKAALEKHQVLVIAGETGSGKTTQLPKICLEIGRGVHGLIGHTQPRRLAARSVATRVAEEIGTPLGELVGYQVRFEDQSKDSSLIKLMTDGILLAETQHDRFLERYDTIIVDEAHERSLNIDFLLGFLKTLLPRRPDLKVIITSATIDLQRFSEHFDGAPIVEVSGRTYPVETWYRPLAAEIDEDGNRVEDDLTVDQGILAALDEIAAHEQSVGKRPGDVLVFLPGEREIRDAAEVLRKANLKFTEVLPLYARLTPAEQQKIFQPRPGRKIVLATNVAETSLTVPGIRYVIDSGTARISRYSYRAKVQRLPIEAVSQASANQRKGRCGRVEPGICIRLYSEEDFLGRPEFTDPEILRTNLAAVILQMLHLRLGDIQDFPFIEPPDGKAISDGFNLLQELSAVNRENQLTPLGRQLARLPIDPRLGRMLLEAAQQGSLAEVLIVASALSVQDVRERPADRQQAADQAHAQWKDPDSDFAALINLWRGFEEKRQELGSNPLRSWCRKNFLNYLRLREWRDAHRQLTLIARELKLGSGRSVDGSGQPQHADKARRVKDGEASSTRPAEASAQPVPTKDTKVNVILRQQAEASEAAQKAKSYAAVHKAILAGLLSQVGNKTEEGDFLGARQRRFWVHPSSVIGRKKPNWLMAAELVETTKLFARMVAKIEPDWIEPLAGHLIKKNHFEPHWEKKRGQVVAYEQVTLYGMIVVGRRPVHYGPIDPPAARELFIREGLVRGEMHSRARALSANRELLERLDELEAKARRRDILADEETLFDYYDARLPADIYQTASFENWYKRESAKNPQLLIMREEDVLAREASEVTAAQYPDHLRIGELQLPLEYHFEPNHPRDGVTLRVPAPLLPQLRSERLDWLVPGLLETKAVALVRNLPKALRKNFVPVPDFVGAALAKIAFGEGALPEALGRELLRMTGARVPEEAWAEAAAGLENHLKMNIEVVDARGKFLGEGRDLAELTARFAEASQAALAPPQQKAEQKPVEAKGFAQVAEKAQAKMAGLSMTVYPALVEEGGVVKEGRFPTQAEAEWQHRRALQRLLLQQLAEPAKYLRNKLPGLTELGLLYRDMGKVDALVEDILLASLDSCILDGEAPLPRDGAALASLAERKRGDWTAHAERLARLTLEILKHWHGLQKRFKGKIDLAQAVALNDIKAQLGNLVYPGFVRETPAEWLKEYPRYLKAVEQRFEKIGAQLQRDRVWSGELTGYWEQYQARLKKHLQEGKRDAELALYRWMLEEYRVSLWAQQLGTRMAVSDKRLNKQWSQVEP
- a CDS encoding methyl-accepting chemotaxis protein → MLSNLRLRMKLLLLTLGPILLLAILLSGIAVYELRALAEQQEAHTRNSLIQDRRAELKHYVELARNAIGPIHERSAEGDTQARDQAVAILERMSYGKDGYFWGYDTQAVRILQGNTKDKIGQSFYDYRDPNGVYAIRELVRAGQDGSHYVDYSFVLGDSSVLVPKVGYAEFLPKWNMVFGTSLNLDGVERDVQAARAEFQERIDGLVAIMLVSAFALLALMALLAVFMSNALLSPLLLIKRNLDDMAQGDGDLTQRLPITSQDELGELAMSFNRFVEKIHSLVQQVAGTTTQLSGLVGAVASHAQRSEQAMADQRSETDQVATAINEMSAAAHEVAMSAQRAAEAARETDQQGVAAKQIVDQSIRHIHELVGELRGSGESLEGLQQDVKGIVGVLDVIRAIAEQTNLLALNAAIEAARAGEAGRGFAVVADEVRALASRTQQSTGEIQGMIDRLQSATSNTVVTMLRAGEKGESTRGQANQAGESLDAISALIGTINSMNAQIAAAAEEQTAVAEEINRSVHHIADAVDGVASDAAQGAQTSRELNGLAERLQQLVGQFRI